A region of Bacteroidota bacterium DNA encodes the following proteins:
- a CDS encoding GNAT family N-acetyltransferase, with amino-acid sequence MIQIIPYYTKHQYSIDEMMQGIASEFEESISLPPEQVPAILKILPNPYWIAVLGDKMVGTAGLAGMKNNFAALRRMFVDKSFCGMGLSETLLNMTLEAAKTYGADMIYLGTMAQFRAAQKFYEKHGFIQICKEDLPNYFPLNPIDKVFYKLSLN; translated from the coding sequence TTGATACAAATTATCCCATATTATACAAAGCACCAATATAGCATTGATGAAATGATGCAGGGAATTGCATCTGAATTTGAAGAATCCATTTCATTGCCACCTGAGCAAGTCCCAGCGATACTTAAAATTTTGCCCAATCCATATTGGATAGCTGTACTCGGCGATAAGATGGTGGGAACCGCAGGGCTTGCTGGAATGAAAAACAATTTTGCAGCATTGCGAAGAATGTTTGTAGATAAAAGTTTTTGTGGCATGGGACTTTCAGAAACATTATTGAATATGACTCTGGAAGCAGCAAAAACTTATGGGGCAGATATGATATATTTGGGCACAATGGCACAATTTAGAGCAGCACAAAAGTTTTATGAAAAGCATGGTTTTATTCAAATTTGCAAAGAAGATTTGCCCAATTATTTTCCTTTGAATCCGATTGATAAAGTATTTTATAAATTATCTTTAAATTAG
- a CDS encoding acyl-CoA thioesterase, whose translation MSQANITTLTLRIDWSELDLFGHVNNVAFMKYVQAARVNYWEQIGLYKYYTERKHGPMLASTYCEFKKPLFYPGDIMIHSQMEFIKNSSFGIVHQIYNSHEELAAEAKDVMVMYDFISLIKMPFPEDIKKLVSI comes from the coding sequence ATGTCGCAAGCCAATATTACAACCCTCACCCTACGCATCGACTGGAGCGAGCTCGACTTGTTTGGACATGTAAATAATGTAGCATTTATGAAATATGTGCAAGCTGCACGAGTTAATTATTGGGAGCAAATAGGACTCTACAAATATTATACTGAACGTAAGCACGGCCCCATGCTGGCATCAACGTATTGTGAGTTTAAGAAGCCCTTGTTTTATCCAGGAGATATTATGATACATTCACAAATGGAGTTTATCAAAAACTCAAGTTTTGGAATTGTACATCAAATATATAATAGCCATGAAGAACTAGCGGCAGAAGCTAAGGACGTAATGGTGATGTACGATTTTATTAGTCTTATCAAGATGCCGTTCCCAGAAGATATTAAGAAACTAGTTTCAATTTAG